The following proteins come from a genomic window of Lachnoclostridium phytofermentans ISDg:
- a CDS encoding YhgE/Pip domain-containing protein: MKDIFKQKKYVPYLILIGVIIVPLLYSYFYLGAFWDPYSSLKDVPVAIVNEDTGAMIKENYHNLGEEMCDRLKNDATLNFIFTDASAAENGLKGKKFYATITIPSNFSEDIASLSEPEKQTATITYSSNEKRNYLATQILNTAVAKIEASVRSTVNEEIVSTLSNNLKETPEKLTTLSEGLTKLQNGTADLKNGTSSLKDGAGTLNEGMSTLITATTSLKEGANSLKEGANSLKTGANQLVSGSTTLKLGLISYGSKWTEFTKGLETVKEGSLTIKTSLETLNQGLEKLESGAVKLDTATNGLSSIVNGSSSLATGVDTLQNSITSYTQGVDSLLGNISDTTQALAAYAKQTGDPTITKIVANLTNEKNIANLNALKNASSALNTGVNSLSSGIHTLSDGAQNLTQLKNSITELKNGLISAKQGATSLALGAGNLNAGLNTLYSAGGEFTKATSQLTIGATSLNNGLSSLTKGIDTLAVGSTSLYNGADKLNNGASSLGEGMNTLISGVTTLDDGASQLKDGITTANEGVKTSINSASEQLKALEGLDTYVGNPVTVESKAYEPVPNYGTAFAPYFMSLSLWVGGLMIFFGIYFDPDCRFKILSRRSNQVIKRTFAYLIIGLLQAILLCIVLLAGLGLNVQNIPLYFISSCLVSMVFIAIIQLLLLFFSNMGKFLAILLLILQLTSCGGTFPMETVPKLFNVLYPFMPMTYSVGLFKEAISGTGNTSLILYNSLILLGILAVTIGLTILFAILKRKNEKNEYPFGDAMPESI, from the coding sequence ATGAAAGATATTTTTAAACAAAAGAAGTATGTCCCATACTTAATTTTAATTGGTGTAATCATCGTACCCTTACTTTATAGTTACTTCTATCTAGGAGCATTTTGGGATCCTTATTCCAGTTTGAAAGATGTTCCTGTTGCAATCGTTAACGAAGATACTGGTGCAATGATTAAAGAAAACTATCATAACCTTGGTGAAGAAATGTGTGATAGATTAAAGAACGATGCAACTCTAAATTTTATTTTTACTGATGCTTCTGCTGCAGAGAATGGCTTAAAAGGGAAAAAATTCTATGCAACTATTACGATACCAAGTAACTTTTCAGAAGACATCGCATCTTTAAGCGAACCTGAAAAACAAACAGCAACAATTACTTATTCATCAAACGAAAAAAGAAACTACCTAGCAACACAGATACTAAATACGGCCGTAGCTAAGATTGAAGCATCCGTACGTTCTACGGTAAATGAGGAGATCGTAAGTACATTGTCCAATAATTTAAAAGAGACTCCAGAAAAATTAACAACTCTTTCTGAGGGATTAACTAAATTACAAAATGGTACTGCGGATTTAAAAAACGGAACCTCCTCCTTGAAAGATGGTGCTGGTACCCTAAATGAAGGTATGTCAACACTTATAACAGCAACGACATCTTTAAAGGAAGGTGCAAATTCTCTTAAGGAAGGCGCAAATTCTTTAAAAACTGGGGCAAATCAACTTGTTTCTGGCAGTACTACTTTAAAATTAGGTCTTATTTCATACGGAAGTAAATGGACTGAGTTTACAAAAGGTCTTGAGACAGTAAAAGAAGGAAGCTTAACTATAAAAACGAGTTTAGAAACACTAAATCAAGGTCTAGAAAAGCTAGAAAGCGGTGCTGTGAAGTTAGATACCGCAACAAATGGTTTATCAAGTATTGTAAATGGCTCTTCTTCACTTGCTACTGGAGTTGATACCTTACAGAATTCAATCACCTCCTATACACAAGGTGTTGATTCACTTCTTGGAAATATTTCAGACACCACTCAGGCACTCGCAGCCTATGCAAAACAAACTGGTGACCCAACCATTACTAAAATTGTAGCAAATCTAACCAATGAGAAGAATATTGCAAATCTAAATGCTCTAAAAAATGCTTCTTCTGCATTAAACACTGGTGTTAATTCTCTATCTTCTGGTATTCATACACTCTCAGATGGAGCACAAAATTTAACACAGTTAAAGAATAGTATTACTGAATTAAAAAATGGACTCATCTCCGCAAAACAAGGTGCCACTTCCTTGGCTTTAGGTGCTGGTAATTTAAATGCAGGTTTAAATACTTTATACTCTGCAGGTGGTGAATTTACAAAAGCAACCTCACAACTAACCATTGGGGCAACCTCCTTAAATAACGGATTATCCTCACTCACAAAGGGTATCGATACGCTTGCTGTAGGTTCTACATCCCTTTATAATGGCGCTGACAAATTAAACAATGGTGCTTCCTCTTTAGGTGAGGGCATGAATACCCTTATTTCTGGCGTTACTACGCTTGACGATGGCGCCAGTCAGCTTAAAGATGGTATAACGACAGCAAATGAAGGTGTTAAGACCTCCATCAATAGTGCAAGTGAACAATTGAAAGCGCTAGAAGGACTTGATACGTATGTTGGCAATCCTGTAACTGTAGAAAGCAAAGCTTATGAACCTGTACCAAACTATGGAACAGCCTTTGCTCCTTATTTTATGTCACTCTCCTTATGGGTTGGCGGACTTATGATTTTCTTTGGTATTTACTTTGACCCTGATTGCAGATTTAAGATACTTTCTAGACGCTCCAATCAAGTTATCAAACGTACTTTCGCTTACTTGATCATTGGATTACTCCAAGCTATCTTATTATGTATTGTGTTATTGGCAGGACTAGGATTAAATGTTCAGAATATTCCTTTATATTTCATTTCCTCCTGCTTGGTATCCATGGTATTCATCGCAATCATTCAATTACTGTTACTATTCTTTAGTAACATGGGAAAGTTCCTGGCTATTTTACTTTTAATATTACAATTAACTTCTTGCGGTGGTACCTTCCCTATGGAAACTGTACCAAAATTATTTAATGTTCTATACCCATTTATGCCAATGACTTATTCCGTAGGATTATTCAAGGAAGCAATTAGCGGCACAGGCAATACTTCTCTAATTCTATACAATTCTCTCATCTTATTAGGCATTTTAGCCGTAACCATTGGACTAACGATATTATTCGCTATTTTGAAGAGAAAGAATGAGAAGAATGAGTATCCATTTGGAGATGCCATGCCAGAATCTATTTAA
- a CDS encoding TetR/AcrR family transcriptional regulator C-terminal domain-containing protein, which yields MSESLITKQAISNGLKQVMKEKTFDKVRISDITKACGLNRQTFYYHFQDKYELLHWIFCNEVIVVLTKDLSLDTWSDNLYHLFCILKEQKSFYKNAIKHSFHDEFHDYLFQISTEMFYTIIEQMDEYKQISESDKLFLAKFFANGEVGSIISWINDEIPKSPEEMKDIIVSLVNACKAYAAKRYMAEHS from the coding sequence ATGTCCGAATCACTAATCACCAAGCAAGCTATTTCTAATGGATTAAAACAAGTAATGAAGGAAAAGACCTTTGATAAAGTAAGGATTTCAGATATAACAAAAGCTTGCGGACTAAACCGCCAAACGTTTTATTATCATTTTCAAGATAAATACGAGTTACTTCATTGGATTTTTTGTAATGAAGTTATCGTTGTATTAACAAAAGATTTGTCTCTAGATACATGGTCAGACAACTTATATCATTTATTTTGCATCTTAAAAGAGCAAAAGAGCTTTTACAAAAATGCGATAAAACACTCCTTCCATGATGAGTTTCATGATTATTTATTTCAAATTTCTACAGAAATGTTTTATACCATCATTGAACAAATGGATGAATACAAACAAATCAGCGAAAGTGATAAATTGTTTTTAGCAAAATTTTTTGCTAACGGAGAAGTTGGAAGTATTATTTCCTGGATCAATGACGAGATACCGAAATCACCAGAAGAAATGAAGGATATCATAGTTTCGCTTGTTAATGCGTGCAAAGCCTATGCTGCAAAAAGGTATATGGCAGAACATTCATAA
- a CDS encoding DUF1307 domain-containing protein yields the protein MKGVEEKIEYTEDSAIETVSVDYSIAKTEEIAKLIGSQFEGNISGKISMKKSIELLEKSGFEKVE from the coding sequence ATCAAAGGTGTAGAGGAGAAGATAGAATATACGGAAGATTCTGCGATTGAAACAGTGTCAGTGGATTATTCGATAGCCAAAACAGAAGAGATTGCCAAGCTGATTGGATCTCAATTCGAAGGGAATATAAGCGGAAAAATTAGCATGAAAAAGAGTATTGAATTGCTTGAAAAATCAGGATTCGAAAAGGTAGAGTAG
- a CDS encoding VanZ family protein, whose protein sequence is MQEYLFPIKIAILTFPFLAFLFTFPFAIFQYKKHGYINKFRTFILYSFLLYLLVAYYLVILPLPHVRDVKSLQSPDTKYFNLIPFKFVSNIIKETGVNIKAPSTYKYLLTERAFLQVAFNAILLTPLGIYLRYYFKKNIKQTLVITFLVSLFFEITQLTALYGIYNAPYRIFDVDDLFLNTFGGYLGYIIAPAFTFFLPNMNELDKVNPEELRVGYFRRLLAFLIDIFIVGLIPNGNDNILLDAVIYFVYFILIVYFTNGRTIGKWLTSVSVKGQQDKLRFKEVLVRYGILYFIIFGSNKYLYIIYGQYNGTDIGYGGVIIFMIQFVLNILIAIHIFLCVLKKSRFFYEKISKTRLVISRK, encoded by the coding sequence ATGCAAGAATACTTATTCCCCATAAAAATTGCAATACTTACATTTCCATTCCTTGCCTTTTTATTCACATTTCCTTTTGCAATTTTTCAATATAAAAAGCATGGATATATTAACAAGTTTCGCACATTTATTTTATATTCATTTCTATTGTATCTATTAGTAGCTTATTACCTGGTTATTTTACCTTTACCTCATGTAAGAGATGTTAAAAGTTTGCAGTCTCCGGATACTAAGTATTTTAACTTAATACCATTTAAATTTGTTTCTAATATTATAAAGGAAACCGGTGTAAATATTAAAGCACCTTCCACTTATAAATATCTTTTAACAGAAAGAGCTTTTTTGCAAGTGGCATTTAATGCAATTTTACTTACGCCTCTTGGAATTTACTTAAGATACTACTTTAAGAAGAATATAAAACAAACTCTGGTTATTACTTTTTTAGTTTCATTATTTTTTGAGATAACACAGCTCACAGCATTATATGGAATATATAATGCGCCTTATAGAATTTTTGATGTAGATGACTTGTTCTTAAATACATTTGGTGGTTATTTAGGATATATCATCGCCCCAGCGTTTACTTTCTTTCTTCCTAATATGAATGAGTTAGATAAAGTAAATCCTGAAGAACTAAGAGTTGGCTATTTCAGACGGCTGTTAGCTTTTTTAATTGATATTTTTATTGTTGGATTGATACCAAATGGAAATGACAATATTTTATTAGATGCAGTTATCTATTTTGTATACTTTATATTAATTGTTTACTTTACTAACGGTAGAACTATTGGAAAATGGCTGACATCAGTTAGCGTAAAAGGGCAACAAGATAAATTAAGGTTTAAAGAAGTGCTAGTAAGATATGGTATTCTATATTTTATAATATTTGGTAGTAACAAATATCTGTATATTATATATGGGCAATACAACGGCACAGATATCGGATATGGTGGAGTTATTATATTTATGATTCAATTCGTTTTGAATATATTAATTGCAATCCATATATTCCTCTGTGTTTTAAAGAAAAGCAGATTCTTTTATGAAAAAATTAGTAAAACTCGTTTAGTAATATCGAGAAAATAG
- a CDS encoding methyl-accepting chemotaxis protein, producing MENAKVVENINIMAEVISGIARQINLLSLNASIEAARAGEHGKSFSVVANEIGKLANATTDAVGGIQNTIIDVQKAFNNLTDEAKNLLDFIQNTVTPDYNSFVGIAKQYGNDALAIENNSSKISEMTNSVSYIMGEVNEAIQSIAESVQNVSESSIQIRGSVFEVSEVVKNVTEMSKEQQDIANNLNKVVGKYKLK from the coding sequence ATTGAAAATGCAAAAGTTGTTGAGAACATTAATATAATGGCAGAAGTTATATCTGGAATAGCAAGACAAATTAATCTTCTATCTTTAAATGCCTCTATTGAAGCTGCGCGTGCTGGAGAACATGGAAAAAGTTTTTCAGTTGTAGCGAATGAAATTGGAAAGCTTGCGAATGCTACAACAGATGCAGTAGGAGGAATTCAGAATACTATAATAGATGTACAGAAAGCATTCAATAATTTAACTGACGAAGCTAAGAACTTACTTGATTTTATTCAAAATACCGTCACTCCAGATTATAATAGTTTTGTTGGTATTGCAAAACAATATGGTAATGATGCGTTGGCAATTGAGAACAATTCCAGTAAAATTTCAGAAATGACGAATAGTGTTAGCTATATTATGGGCGAGGTAAATGAAGCAATTCAAAGTATTGCGGAGTCTGTTCAAAATGTTTCTGAAAGTAGTATACAGATAAGAGGTTCTGTATTTGAAGTTTCCGAAGTAGTAAAAAATGTTACTGAAATGTCAAAGGAACAGCAGGATATCGCTAATAACTTGAACAAAGTAGTTGGTAAATATAAACTGAAGTAA
- a CDS encoding methyl-accepting chemotaxis protein translates to MLFEKKIKQSNDQMKGEEKLINPYYRRIEEKESCILGTLGIVNNLLQFITKLDYVKEMIQDTKAQVEMTEAAATNSEQIATATEDISNYMQESSVNIKQAIGETNECLNKVNKTFEKIESDINGISTVKEIMAKVTEETVKINELVNIIKSVADQTNLLSLNASIEAARAGEHGKGFSVVASEIKKLSESTKEKVDIIKDIVKDLSDKTLEASGEIDHVVNDFGSTKIAINEATGDIKEIYASMNLVEDSFASILADVEEQTATTQEMSSIIQIIYEKTEKLRNNSDRTGQAFFEISQQIDEIRIQALCCTENVDANTMIEMSIADHLMWKWRIYNMILGYITIDAADAGDHHECRLGKWVSTLNQNDERIRNLLVKMELPHSNVHIIAKKAIQEYNSGNKGTAENLLHEIETNSKAVVDYLIELKKYL, encoded by the coding sequence ATGTTGTTTGAAAAGAAGATAAAGCAAAGCAATGATCAGATGAAAGGGGAAGAAAAACTAATCAACCCGTATTATAGGAGGATTGAAGAGAAAGAATCATGTATACTAGGAACCCTTGGCATCGTAAATAATTTACTTCAATTCATAACAAAGCTAGATTATGTTAAAGAAATGATTCAGGATACCAAGGCCCAAGTAGAAATGACGGAAGCTGCAGCTACAAACAGCGAGCAAATAGCTACTGCTACGGAAGATATATCAAATTATATGCAGGAATCTAGTGTAAATATTAAGCAAGCTATTGGTGAAACAAATGAGTGCCTGAACAAAGTAAATAAAACATTCGAAAAGATTGAAAGTGATATTAACGGAATTAGCACTGTAAAGGAAATTATGGCAAAGGTAACAGAAGAAACCGTTAAAATCAATGAATTGGTTAATATTATTAAATCCGTTGCTGATCAAACAAATTTATTGTCCTTGAATGCCTCTATAGAAGCTGCTAGGGCTGGTGAGCATGGAAAAGGCTTTAGTGTGGTTGCAAGTGAAATAAAGAAGCTTTCTGAAAGCACGAAGGAGAAAGTAGATATTATTAAAGATATTGTGAAAGATCTTAGCGATAAAACTTTAGAGGCTTCTGGTGAGATAGACCATGTTGTTAACGATTTTGGTAGCACTAAAATAGCAATTAATGAAGCAACTGGGGATATTAAAGAAATTTATGCAAGCATGAATCTTGTAGAGGATAGCTTCGCATCAATTTTAGCAGATGTGGAGGAACAGACAGCAACGACCCAGGAAATGTCGTCAATTATCCAGATAATTTATGAAAAAACGGAGAAATTAAGAAATAATTCAGATAGAACTGGTCAAGCATTTTTCGAGATATCTCAACAAATTGATGAGATTAGAATCCAGGCATTATGTTGTACAGAGAACGTTGATGCAAATACCATGATTGAAATGAGCATAGCCGATCATCTGATGTGGAAGTGGAGAATCTATAATATGATTTTAGGTTATATTACGATTGATGCAGCAGATGCCGGAGATCATCACGAGTGTAGGTTAGGAAAGTGGGTATCAACTCTGAATCAGAATGACGAACGAATAAGAAACTTACTTGTGAAAATGGAACTACCTCATTCAAATGTTCATATCATAGCAAAAAAGGCAATACAGGAATACAATAGCGGTAATAAAGGAACTGCGGAGAATTTATTACATGAAATTGAGACAAATTCAAAGGCGGTAGTAGATTATTTAATAGAACTAAAAAAGTATTTATAG
- a CDS encoding sensor histidine kinase, whose protein sequence is MKRKLFIHRFFTYFSILLIPIIFTLLFYSFVTIKDLKRQGQANTVSSLTAYNSILETALGNATYQSNLFTSAPRITLSLKKILSKNEMTYSEIVLFNNLQAILNSSLNSNLFIDSIYVSLDFYSRYLRSGIGIQNIAECSDQDWYTRYLDYDGTRKIWTCRRTFYEYGREKEVITVYMRLSLAHGVFAVNLDINRLANFFLQSSFLEKEHIILLNDKNELILSNETKGLNFDLVDYLNEGKLSLDALEQLTPTRFTLNNKEYYITLKSSHQYGLNTLSIIATKDYNILGNYFKTTMLLLAICCIVLALFIATLITYKNIQQFNHLITVLSNAEKGIFHIENDKRYRLTDEYDLIFNEVIHTFIKNDYLKTQIAEKQYKKQTAELIALQLQINPHFLFNTLQLLDLEAYQQTKVPTSINTIIQELSTILKYALGDPQSIVTLREELEHLRAYVDINYRRYCNMFIVYYDYEEEISDYYLFRILLQPLIENSLYHGIRPLNGSRQGYIKLKIYERDNYLNFYIIDNGIGMDTEELQQLNELLKPSDITTKHIGLANTNRRLILNFGMDSALKIRSKKNYGTIISFRIPVMKTKDEWVVKVSYF, encoded by the coding sequence ATGAAGCGTAAATTATTTATACATCGTTTTTTTACATACTTTTCCATACTTTTGATCCCTATCATTTTTACCTTACTTTTTTATTCCTTTGTAACAATTAAGGATTTAAAGCGCCAAGGGCAAGCGAATACTGTATCTTCCTTAACCGCATATAATAGTATTTTAGAGACAGCGCTTGGTAACGCGACCTATCAAAGCAATTTATTTACTAGTGCTCCAAGAATCACTCTAAGCTTAAAAAAAATCTTATCAAAAAATGAAATGACTTATTCAGAAATTGTTCTATTTAATAATTTACAAGCAATCTTAAATTCCTCTTTGAATTCAAATTTGTTTATTGATTCTATCTACGTAAGTCTTGATTTTTATAGTCGATATTTACGCTCTGGTATAGGGATTCAAAATATTGCAGAATGTTCTGATCAGGATTGGTATACAAGGTACCTAGATTATGATGGTACTCGTAAAATTTGGACCTGTAGAAGAACCTTTTATGAGTATGGTCGTGAAAAAGAAGTTATTACTGTTTACATGCGGCTTTCTTTAGCACACGGTGTATTTGCTGTTAATCTAGATATAAATCGTTTGGCAAATTTCTTCCTGCAGTCAAGCTTTTTAGAGAAGGAACATATTATCTTATTAAATGACAAAAATGAATTGATTTTATCGAATGAGACGAAAGGACTTAATTTTGACCTTGTAGATTATCTAAATGAGGGAAAACTAAGTCTAGATGCTTTAGAACAGTTAACCCCAACCCGTTTTACTCTAAATAATAAAGAGTATTACATCACCCTAAAATCATCGCATCAGTATGGCTTAAATACATTATCCATAATTGCTACAAAAGATTACAATATCTTAGGCAATTATTTTAAAACTACTATGCTACTATTAGCTATCTGTTGTATCGTATTAGCATTATTTATCGCAACACTTATTACATATAAAAATATACAACAGTTTAATCATCTGATAACTGTCTTAAGTAATGCTGAGAAGGGGATTTTTCACATAGAGAATGACAAGCGCTATCGCTTAACTGATGAGTATGACTTAATCTTTAATGAGGTTATTCATACATTTATTAAAAACGATTATTTAAAAACACAAATAGCGGAAAAACAATATAAAAAGCAAACAGCAGAATTGATTGCATTACAACTGCAAATCAACCCGCATTTCCTGTTTAATACTTTACAATTGCTAGATTTAGAAGCTTATCAACAAACCAAAGTACCAACAAGCATAAATACAATCATTCAAGAGCTTTCAACAATTTTAAAATATGCGCTAGGTGATCCGCAATCCATTGTAACGTTAAGGGAGGAACTTGAGCATTTAAGAGCTTATGTTGATATCAATTACCGAAGATACTGTAATATGTTCATCGTATACTACGATTACGAAGAAGAGATTTCAGATTATTATTTATTTCGAATTCTATTACAACCATTAATCGAAAACAGTCTATATCATGGGATACGTCCACTCAATGGTTCCAGGCAAGGATATATTAAACTCAAAATTTATGAAAGAGATAATTACCTTAATTTTTATATTATTGATAATGGAATAGGCATGGATACCGAAGAATTGCAACAGTTAAATGAGTTATTGAAACCATCTGATATTACGACTAAACATATCGGACTAGCCAATACCAATCGAAGGCTGATCCTAAACTTTGGTATGGATAGTGCGTTAAAGATCCGAAGTAAGAAAAATTATGGAACAATTATTTCGTTTCGGATACCAGTAATGAAAACTAAGGATGAGTGGGTTGTAAAAGTTTCTTATTTCTAG
- a CDS encoding response regulator transcription factor has product MYQLIIIDDEENICQGTAHIFPWDMVGLQVAATFTSGKQALEYVHKNHVDVILTDIRMPLMSGLEIAKEINLFNPDIKVVFMSGFSDFNYMKEALLHSVSDYLLKPIRYDELLTCFQRIKEQLDSKLCIKEAEVQPSYYQQIVTTTMNYIKENVKDATLESAAIHVNMSPSYLSRLIKEKSGVNFSTHLLNCRMKKAAKLLRGIEYKQYEIAFLVGYDNPKNFSRAFKQYYGVTPKEFRESELVNDFDLSSKGNINEA; this is encoded by the coding sequence ATGTATCAATTAATTATTATTGACGATGAGGAAAATATTTGCCAGGGAACTGCTCATATTTTCCCGTGGGATATGGTAGGTTTACAAGTTGCTGCAACCTTTACAAGTGGTAAGCAGGCACTTGAATATGTACATAAAAATCATGTCGATGTTATCTTAACCGATATTCGTATGCCTCTGATGTCAGGCCTCGAAATTGCGAAGGAAATTAACCTTTTCAATCCAGACATAAAAGTAGTATTTATGAGTGGTTTTAGTGACTTTAACTACATGAAAGAAGCACTGTTACACTCTGTTAGTGACTATTTATTAAAACCAATACGTTATGACGAATTATTAACTTGCTTTCAAAGAATTAAAGAGCAGCTAGATTCAAAATTATGCATTAAAGAAGCAGAGGTTCAACCGTCCTATTATCAACAAATAGTTACTACCACTATGAATTACATAAAAGAAAATGTAAAAGATGCAACCTTAGAGTCAGCTGCCATTCATGTTAACATGAGCCCAAGCTATCTCTCTAGATTAATAAAGGAGAAATCCGGAGTAAACTTCTCTACTCATCTATTGAATTGTAGAATGAAGAAAGCTGCTAAACTGCTGCGAGGAATTGAATATAAGCAATATGAAATCGCATTTTTAGTGGGCTACGATAATCCCAAAAATTTTTCAAGGGCATTTAAACAATACTACGGAGTTACTCCAAAAGAGTTTAGGGAAAGTGAGCTAGTGAATGATTTTGACCTTAGTTCTAAGGGGAATATTAATGAAGCGTAA
- a CDS encoding ABC transporter substrate-binding protein — protein MRMKKLLSLALSVVLVTGLATGCGKKSDDITDKNTQAPSPTTTEEVKVTESGYEKKNITDDKVTLRFMWWGGDERNNATLEVIDKFMELYPNVTIEPEYGGNEGYKEKLVTQLYSNTAADLIQCDPAWFSELVQNGDYFIDYNDYSDYFDISGFDYNLLNNYGVVDGKVFAVPTGTAGAALVLNTTLADKIGIDYSSQLTWDSLIEIGKQVNAYDPNMYFLNLDTLRIAEQVIRPMIMQKTGHPFIVDSEKKMSFTKEQLVEVLDYVKLLYDSKTVQPAQESAPFYNATETNTKWVSGDFVAALGFASTANNLSNSYGGQDKNFISVQVPLPEGRLNDGYLTAPPQVMATAKTCKYPEVAAAFWDFFFNCDESILTLKDLRSVPAKEYNRVLLDKNQLITTLVTDAVNYASACNGISEHGYTTGSEIAQILVDMVESIAYGNSTPEKVADEAIVLIEDFLSQQ, from the coding sequence ATGAGAATGAAAAAATTATTATCATTGGCTCTATCCGTAGTCTTAGTAACTGGTTTAGCCACAGGATGTGGGAAAAAATCAGACGACATCACTGATAAGAACACGCAAGCTCCATCTCCAACAACTACTGAAGAAGTAAAAGTTACTGAATCAGGATATGAAAAGAAAAACATTACTGATGATAAAGTAACATTACGTTTTATGTGGTGGGGTGGCGATGAACGAAACAATGCAACGTTAGAAGTTATTGATAAATTTATGGAATTGTATCCAAACGTAACCATCGAACCTGAATATGGTGGAAATGAAGGATATAAAGAGAAATTAGTTACTCAGCTTTATAGTAATACTGCTGCTGATTTAATTCAATGTGATCCAGCTTGGTTCTCTGAATTAGTTCAAAATGGTGACTACTTCATCGACTATAATGATTATTCTGATTATTTTGATATTTCTGGTTTCGACTATAATTTATTAAATAACTATGGCGTTGTTGATGGAAAAGTGTTTGCTGTACCAACTGGAACTGCTGGAGCAGCACTTGTTTTAAATACAACATTAGCTGACAAAATTGGTATTGATTATAGTAGCCAATTAACATGGGATTCTTTAATTGAAATTGGAAAGCAAGTAAATGCTTATGATCCAAACATGTATTTTTTAAATCTTGATACATTACGTATTGCAGAGCAAGTAATTCGTCCTATGATCATGCAAAAAACTGGTCATCCATTTATTGTTGATTCTGAAAAGAAGATGAGTTTTACAAAAGAACAGTTAGTAGAAGTGTTAGATTACGTTAAGTTATTATATGATTCAAAGACAGTTCAACCAGCACAAGAAAGTGCACCTTTTTATAATGCAACTGAGACTAATACAAAATGGGTATCTGGTGATTTTGTAGCAGCACTTGGATTTGCATCTACTGCAAATAACTTATCGAATTCCTATGGCGGACAAGATAAAAACTTTATCTCTGTTCAAGTTCCACTTCCTGAAGGAAGATTAAACGATGGATATTTAACTGCACCACCACAGGTAATGGCAACAGCAAAAACATGTAAATATCCAGAAGTTGCAGCAGCTTTTTGGGATTTCTTCTTTAATTGTGACGAATCCATCTTAACATTGAAAGATTTAAGATCAGTACCAGCAAAAGAATACAACCGTGTACTTCTTGATAAAAATCAATTAATCACAACTCTTGTTACAGACGCAGTGAATTATGCATCTGCTTGCAATGGTATTTCTGAGCATGGCTATACGACTGGCTCTGAAATTGCTCAAATTTTAGTTGATATGGTAGAAAGTATTGCGTATGGTAACAGCACTCCTGAAAAAGTAGCTGATGAGGCAATTGTATTAATAGAGGATTTCTTATCTCAACAATAA